One genomic window of Borreliella burgdorferi B31 includes the following:
- the priA gene encoding replication restart helicase PriA, translated as MVEHYHSTYYYEIAINIPLNKLFFYKFNLNLEIGIRVMVNFNGSNKIGIIIKKYFENEFKEKFEFKIKEIIKIIDTTKIITEHNIDLAHWISKKTFSGFGETLFFGLPQNSKAKKNQTLPSINEHPDHKKCLELNNEQQNIYKEIIGSEKTNVFYLFGIPGSGKTEIFIKLCEYYLALEQQVLFLIPEISLGYQIIKRIKYALNMHHKIYEYNSKVPNSDKNLIWNKVKNGESLVVIGIKSVLMLPFTKLKLIIMDEEHETTYKSENIPRFHSRHISFFLQKKFNAKFVMGSATPSLEAYHAMKNNQIKKIIMQNKFSQSKIEDIKIINMKKEPSTISSELLYSIQKSLNEKRQSLIFINKRGYLKNLECNECGHIICCPNCSFGLIYHKKENKLLCHYCSYKTKTASHCPQCESKDIKYKTYGIQLVEKELKKFLPNAKIARIDSDITKIENIDSINKFENKEIDILIGTQIIAKGFNFENIKTLGIINADIGMGLPDFRSGERIFTTLSQIMGRAARFKDDNIIIIQTKNPNYYAIKYAYKNQYEQFYEEELDIRKKLNYPPFNKIIRIIFRSKNEESAKQKCWEFFEKSKEFLQEEIEHLGPSEAIMKKISKNYRYNIIYLSKSYSLLEKLVNKTKEKVKMTSTVYIEIDYYPISLI; from the coding sequence ATGGTTGAGCATTATCATTCAACTTATTACTATGAAATAGCAATAAATATTCCTTTAAATAAACTTTTTTTTTACAAATTTAACTTAAACCTAGAAATTGGAATAAGAGTAATGGTTAATTTTAATGGCTCCAATAAAATTGGAATAATTATTAAAAAATATTTTGAAAACGAATTTAAAGAAAAATTTGAATTTAAAATAAAAGAAATTATTAAAATAATAGATACAACTAAAATAATAACAGAACATAACATTGATTTAGCACATTGGATTAGTAAAAAAACATTTTCGGGATTTGGAGAAACTTTATTCTTTGGGTTGCCCCAAAATTCAAAAGCTAAAAAAAATCAAACATTACCTTCAATAAATGAGCATCCGGATCATAAAAAATGCCTTGAGCTAAACAACGAACAACAAAATATTTACAAAGAAATTATCGGGTCAGAAAAAACCAATGTTTTTTACCTTTTTGGAATACCTGGATCTGGAAAAACTGAAATATTTATCAAATTGTGTGAATACTATTTAGCACTAGAACAACAAGTGCTTTTTTTGATTCCCGAAATATCATTAGGATATCAAATAATAAAAAGAATAAAATATGCATTAAATATGCACCATAAAATTTATGAATATAACTCCAAAGTTCCAAATTCTGATAAAAATTTAATATGGAATAAAGTTAAAAATGGAGAAAGCCTGGTTGTCATTGGCATCAAAAGCGTTTTAATGCTGCCCTTCACCAAATTGAAATTAATAATTATGGACGAAGAACACGAAACTACATACAAATCTGAAAACATTCCAAGATTTCACTCAAGACATATATCATTTTTTTTACAAAAAAAATTTAATGCTAAATTTGTAATGGGAAGCGCAACACCTTCTCTTGAAGCATACCACGCAATGAAAAATAACCAAATAAAAAAAATAATAATGCAAAACAAATTCTCTCAAAGCAAAATAGAAGATATAAAAATAATAAATATGAAAAAAGAACCTAGCACAATTTCATCAGAACTATTATACAGTATACAAAAAAGTTTAAATGAAAAAAGACAATCTTTGATTTTCATTAATAAAAGAGGATATCTAAAAAATCTCGAATGCAACGAATGTGGGCATATAATTTGTTGTCCAAATTGCTCATTTGGTTTGATTTACCATAAAAAAGAAAACAAACTTTTATGCCACTATTGTAGTTATAAAACAAAAACAGCAAGCCATTGCCCTCAATGCGAATCAAAAGATATTAAATACAAAACTTATGGAATTCAGCTTGTTGAAAAAGAACTAAAAAAATTTTTACCAAATGCAAAAATTGCAAGAATAGATTCTGATATTACAAAAATAGAAAATATAGATTCAATAAATAAGTTCGAAAATAAAGAAATAGACATACTTATCGGGACACAAATCATTGCAAAAGGATTTAATTTTGAAAATATAAAAACACTGGGTATAATCAACGCTGACATTGGAATGGGACTGCCTGATTTTAGAAGTGGTGAAAGAATTTTTACAACACTCTCACAAATTATGGGAAGAGCCGCACGATTCAAGGATGACAACATAATTATTATACAAACAAAAAATCCCAATTATTATGCCATAAAATATGCTTATAAGAATCAATATGAACAATTTTACGAAGAAGAACTAGATATACGAAAAAAATTGAACTATCCTCCGTTTAACAAAATTATTAGAATAATATTTAGAAGCAAAAATGAAGAATCTGCTAAACAAAAATGTTGGGAATTTTTTGAAAAATCTAAAGAATTTTTGCAAGAAGAAATTGAACACTTAGGCCCATCAGAAGCTATTATGAAGAAAATATCTAAAAATTACAGATACAATATAATATACTTGTCAAAATCCTACAGCCTGCTTGAAAAACTAGTTAACAAGACAAAAGAAAAGGTAAAAATGACAAGCACTGTTTATATTGAGATAGATTATTACCCAATATCATTAATTTAG
- the udk gene encoding uridine kinase has translation MAKIIGISGGSGSGKTTVVSKISEFIPEFVLISQDNYYKSVGDYEHEFSKVNFDHPDAFDNNLFYEHLKNLKKNSPIDMPLYDFINHKRQLKTVLVVPTPVVIVEGIMIFVEERVRNLIDLKIYIDTPNDIRFIRRLRRDISKRGRTVESVIDQYLNTTRWGYYRFIEPTKEYADLIIPEGGHNDKALYVLSTFLKSLSKEGLDFT, from the coding sequence ATGGCTAAGATTATTGGGATATCTGGTGGTTCTGGAAGCGGAAAAACTACAGTTGTAAGCAAGATTAGTGAGTTTATTCCAGAATTTGTCCTTATTTCTCAAGATAATTACTATAAGAGTGTAGGCGATTATGAACATGAATTTTCTAAGGTAAATTTTGATCATCCGGATGCTTTTGATAATAATTTGTTTTATGAACATTTAAAAAATTTAAAAAAAAATAGTCCAATAGATATGCCCCTTTACGATTTTATTAATCATAAAAGACAACTTAAAACGGTTTTGGTTGTTCCAACTCCTGTTGTTATTGTTGAGGGTATTATGATTTTTGTTGAAGAGAGAGTAAGAAATTTAATAGATCTTAAAATATATATTGACACCCCAAATGATATTAGATTTATTAGGCGTTTAAGAAGAGATATTTCCAAAAGAGGACGTACTGTAGAATCGGTGATTGATCAGTATTTAAATACCACTAGATGGGGTTATTATAGATTTATTGAGCCTACCAAAGAATATGCTGATCTTATTATTCCCGAGGGAGGTCATAATGATAAAGCGCTTTATGTGCTTTCAACGTTTCTTAAGTCTTTAAGTAAAGAAGGGTTAGATTTTACCTAA
- a CDS encoding rhodanese-like domain-containing protein, which translates to MNYARFAVLIVLLFFYIWFFIILRMKRTNLFLLEKIQNGAKILDIRSPKEYSKSHYLKSINIPFNNLFAKKDKLGDFESPIIVYGKSFNKSYEAKKVLKSMGFKNVFVAGTLKDMPQAKKEVG; encoded by the coding sequence ATGAATTATGCAAGATTTGCAGTATTAATAGTTCTGCTTTTTTTTTATATTTGGTTTTTTATTATCCTTAGGATGAAAAGAACTAATCTGTTTTTGTTAGAAAAAATCCAAAATGGAGCAAAAATTTTGGATATTCGGTCTCCCAAAGAATATAGCAAGTCTCATTATTTGAAGTCAATTAACATTCCTTTTAATAATTTATTTGCTAAAAAGGATAAATTAGGTGATTTTGAGTCCCCAATAATTGTTTATGGTAAAAGTTTTAATAAGTCTTACGAGGCTAAAAAAGTTTTAAAAAGCATGGGATTTAAGAATGTGTTTGTTGCTGGAACCTTGAAAGACATGCCACAAGCAAAAAAAGAAGTTGGTTGA
- a CDS encoding YitT family protein: protein MKKKKKIRCRRIKKKLKLLLLILIKKLKTITKNPKLIFDSTIQITLGSALMAISTNVLYIPHGLLSGGIGGISLMLHYLLSFNLGWTIFALNIPLFLIGIKFLNLTFIIQSWISMGLYSIIINHSQFLQNKIHLNDMMLVSILAGLISGLGLGLIFKGKGSSGGSDIIAMIIKEKYSISIGTTNFVVNLVVLILATFFFNIEIALYTLIASFVTSIMTDKTSTGFGNQKAILIISDKGKEIAYLLTNKLKLAATLIDGKGAWAGTEKTIVFIVVPIMRLSRIKYISQKVDPNCFITVINTNEITGGKIITDPISLKQEI from the coding sequence ATGAAAAAGAAAAAAAAGATACGTTGTCGTAGAATTAAAAAAAAACTCAAACTATTATTACTAATACTAATAAAAAAATTAAAGACTATAACTAAAAATCCTAAATTAATATTTGATAGCACAATACAAATAACTTTAGGATCTGCGCTAATGGCAATTTCCACCAATGTTTTGTATATTCCTCATGGACTTCTTAGTGGGGGAATTGGGGGCATTTCATTAATGCTACATTACCTATTAAGCTTCAATTTGGGATGGACAATATTTGCATTAAACATACCATTATTTCTTATTGGAATAAAATTTTTAAACCTAACATTTATAATTCAAAGTTGGATTTCAATGGGATTATATTCTATTATCATAAACCACTCCCAGTTTTTACAAAATAAAATACATCTTAATGATATGATGCTTGTATCAATACTAGCTGGACTTATTTCTGGACTTGGGCTTGGGCTAATATTTAAGGGCAAAGGATCTTCAGGGGGATCAGATATAATTGCTATGATCATTAAAGAAAAATATTCAATTAGCATTGGAACAACAAACTTCGTAGTTAATCTTGTGGTATTAATACTTGCAACCTTTTTCTTTAATATTGAAATCGCTCTTTATACACTAATAGCATCATTTGTAACATCTATCATGACAGATAAAACAAGTACTGGATTTGGCAATCAAAAAGCAATATTAATCATTTCGGATAAAGGAAAAGAAATTGCTTATCTTCTTACAAACAAGTTAAAATTAGCCGCTACATTAATAGACGGAAAAGGTGCTTGGGCAGGAACAGAAAAAACTATAGTATTTATAGTAGTTCCAATAATGCGTTTATCAAGAATTAAATATATATCACAAAAAGTTGATCCAAATTGTTTCATTACCGTTATTAACACTAATGAAATCACTGGGGGTAAAATAATAACTGACCCAATCTCATTAAAACAAGAAATTTAA
- a CDS encoding RluA family pseudouridine synthase translates to MIRVKREFTVKENALRLDLYLSGNFEVFTRSQIKRRNVEAFKKSNGKFLKIKLSKPVFKDDEILIEFDEESSQIDCLRPSNIPIAIIYEDSNVIVLNKPQGILSHPGISHWDDTVVNFLLYHIKSLKINFNEEKIRPGIVHRLDKDTSGVLICAKNISTLRFLAQQFKDKRTNKVYIAIVKGNFNSFFGSIESFIDRDKHNRKKFSVSKDRGKKALTEYRLLLNFGEYSLLALKPKTGRTHQLRVHMKYLNFPILGDEVYGRVDGSLKKITLMLHSYKLEIDVGKNSFKKFISEFPKRFVIFLSNFYKSDELNLIIDNLVLFLRDF, encoded by the coding sequence ATGATAAGAGTTAAGAGAGAATTTACCGTTAAAGAAAATGCTTTAAGATTGGATCTTTACCTATCAGGCAATTTTGAAGTTTTTACCAGAAGTCAGATCAAAAGAAGAAATGTAGAAGCGTTTAAAAAGAGTAATGGTAAATTTTTAAAGATAAAATTATCCAAGCCTGTTTTTAAAGATGATGAAATACTAATTGAATTTGACGAGGAGAGTAGTCAAATTGATTGCCTTAGGCCGAGTAATATCCCTATTGCTATAATTTATGAAGATTCCAATGTTATTGTTTTGAATAAACCACAAGGAATTTTGAGTCATCCTGGAATATCACATTGGGATGATACTGTAGTGAATTTTCTTTTATATCATATAAAAAGCTTGAAAATTAATTTTAATGAAGAAAAAATTAGACCCGGAATTGTTCATAGATTAGATAAAGATACCTCTGGAGTTCTAATTTGTGCAAAAAACATTAGCACCTTAAGATTTTTAGCTCAGCAGTTTAAAGATAAAAGAACAAATAAAGTTTACATTGCAATTGTTAAGGGTAATTTTAATAGTTTTTTTGGAAGCATTGAATCTTTTATAGATAGAGATAAACACAATAGGAAAAAATTTAGTGTTTCTAAAGATAGAGGAAAAAAGGCATTAACAGAATATAGATTACTGCTCAATTTTGGGGAATATTCTCTTTTAGCTTTAAAGCCTAAAACCGGCCGTACTCATCAATTGAGAGTTCATATGAAATATCTTAATTTTCCAATATTGGGAGATGAGGTTTATGGCAGAGTAGATGGCAGTTTAAAAAAAATAACGCTAATGCTTCATTCTTATAAGCTTGAAATTGATGTTGGAAAAAATTCTTTTAAGAAATTTATTTCTGAATTTCCCAAAAGATTTGTTATTTTTTTGTCAAATTTTTACAAGAGTGATGAATTAAATTTGATTATTGATAATTTGGTTCTTTTTTTAAGAGATTTTTAA
- a CDS encoding diphosphate--fructose-6-phosphate 1-phosphotransferase — protein sequence MNTSLFKQERQKYIPKLPNILKKDFNNISLVYGENTEAIQDRQALKEFFKNTYGLPIISFTEGESSLSFSKALNIGIILSGGPAPGGHNVISGVFDAIKKFNPNSKLFGFKGGPLGLLENDKIELTESLINSYRNTGGFDIVSSGRTKIETEEHYNKALFVAKENNLNAIIIIGGDDSNTNAAILAEYFKKNGENIQVIGVPKTIDADLRNDHIEISFGFDSATKIYSELIGNLCRDAMSTKKYWHFVKLMGRSASHVALECALKTHPNICIVSEEVLAKKKTLSEIIDEMVSVILKRSLNGDNFGVVIVPEGLIEFIPEVKSLMLELCDIFDKNEGEFKGLNIEKMKEIFVAKLSDYMKGVYLSLPLFIQFELIKSILERDPHGNFNVSRVPTEKLFIEMIQSRLNDMKKRGEYKGSFTPVDHFFGYEGRSAFPSNFDSDYCYSLGYNAVVLILNGLTGYMSCIKNLNLKPTDWIAGGVPLTMLMNMEERYGEKKPVIKKALVDLEGRPFKEFVKNRDKWALNNLYLYPGPVQYFGSSEIVDEITETLKLELFK from the coding sequence ATGAATACTTCTCTTTTTAAGCAGGAAAGGCAAAAGTATATTCCCAAATTGCCAAATATTTTAAAAAAAGATTTTAATAATATTAGTTTAGTTTATGGAGAAAATACTGAAGCAATTCAAGATAGACAGGCTTTAAAAGAATTTTTTAAGAATACTTATGGATTGCCAATTATAAGTTTTACCGAAGGTGAGTCAAGTTTATCTTTTTCAAAAGCTTTAAATATTGGAATTATTCTTTCTGGAGGACCTGCTCCTGGAGGGCATAATGTTATATCTGGTGTTTTTGATGCAATAAAAAAATTTAATCCAAATTCAAAGCTTTTTGGATTCAAGGGAGGCCCTTTAGGCCTTTTGGAGAATGACAAAATTGAACTTACCGAGAGTTTAATAAATTCTTACAGAAATACTGGGGGTTTTGATATTGTATCTTCTGGAAGAACAAAAATAGAAACTGAAGAACATTATAACAAAGCCTTATTTGTTGCTAAAGAAAACAATCTTAATGCAATTATTATTATTGGTGGCGATGATTCAAATACCAATGCTGCTATTCTTGCAGAGTATTTCAAAAAGAATGGGGAAAATATTCAAGTTATTGGAGTTCCAAAGACAATTGATGCTGATCTAAGAAATGATCATATTGAAATTTCATTTGGTTTTGATTCTGCTACAAAAATTTATTCTGAGTTGATAGGTAATTTGTGCAGAGATGCTATGTCTACTAAAAAATATTGGCATTTTGTCAAACTTATGGGCAGGAGCGCATCTCATGTTGCTTTGGAATGTGCTTTAAAAACTCATCCAAACATTTGCATTGTATCTGAAGAGGTTTTAGCCAAAAAGAAGACTTTGTCTGAGATTATCGATGAAATGGTGTCTGTTATTTTAAAGAGATCTTTAAATGGAGATAATTTTGGAGTAGTTATAGTTCCTGAAGGTTTAATTGAGTTTATTCCAGAAGTTAAGTCCTTAATGCTTGAATTATGTGATATTTTTGATAAAAATGAAGGTGAGTTTAAGGGGCTTAATATTGAAAAAATGAAAGAAATTTTTGTTGCCAAGCTTAGTGATTATATGAAGGGAGTTTATCTGTCTTTGCCTTTGTTTATTCAATTTGAACTTATAAAATCAATTTTAGAAAGAGATCCTCATGGGAATTTTAATGTTTCAAGAGTTCCTACTGAAAAATTGTTTATTGAGATGATTCAATCAAGATTAAATGACATGAAGAAAAGGGGAGAATATAAGGGAAGTTTTACTCCGGTTGATCATTTTTTTGGCTATGAAGGCAGAAGCGCTTTTCCTTCTAATTTTGATAGTGATTATTGTTATAGCTTAGGGTATAATGCTGTTGTTCTTATTTTAAATGGGCTAACAGGCTATATGTCTTGTATAAAAAATCTAAATTTAAAACCAACAGATTGGATTGCAGGGGGAGTGCCTCTAACAATGTTGATGAATATGGAAGAGAGGTATGGAGAGAAAAAGCCTGTTATAAAAAAAGCTYTAGTTGATTTAGAAGGAAGACCATTTAAAGAGTTTGTTAAAAATCGTGATAAGTGGGCTTTAAATAATTTGTATTTATATCCAGGGCCTGTACAGTATTTTGGTTCTTCTGAGATTGTTGATGAGATAACTGAGACTTTAAAGTTAGAATTATTTAAGTAG
- the ruvB gene encoding Holliday junction branch migration DNA helicase RuvB: MKDENSISFLSSNENYLYDKSENELRPKVFEDFKGQVNVKETLSIFIRASKERDEALDHVFLSGPPGLGKTTLASIIAFEMNASIKITSAPAFDKPKDIIGILTGLDEKSVLFIDEIHRLRPIIEEMLCIAMEDYELDWVIGQGANARTVRMPLPKFTLIGATTKPGKVTSPLYARFGITARFELYSEIELVEIIKRNSLILNIEIEEDAAFLLARSSRGTPRIANRLLRRIRDIAQVTGSLVITSDIVSIGLEMLRIDGEGLDEQDRNILRSLILKFNGGPVGVDTLAISVGETADSLEDFYEPYLIMKGFISRTHRGRKATEFAYLHLNLEMKEDGLNENQRVSF, encoded by the coding sequence ATGAAAGACGAAAATAGTATAAGCTTTTTAAGCTCTAATGAAAATTATTTATATGATAAGAGTGAAAATGAGCTTAGGCCTAAAGTTTTTGAAGATTTTAAAGGTCAGGTTAATGTTAAAGAAACCCTTAGTATTTTCATAAGAGCTTCTAAAGAGAGAGATGAGGCTCTAGATCATGTGTTTTTAAGTGGCCCACCGGGTCTTGGGAAAACCACTCTTGCAAGTATTATTGCCTTTGAGATGAATGCTTCTATTAAGATTACTTCAGCTCCGGCTTTTGACAAACCAAAAGATATTATTGGAATTTTAACAGGTCTTGATGAGAAGAGTGTTTTATTTATTGATGAAATACATAGGCTCAGACCAATAATAGAAGAAATGCTTTGCATTGCCATGGAAGATTATGAGCTGGATTGGGTAATAGGGCAAGGAGCCAATGCAAGAACTGTTCGAATGCCACTTCCAAAATTCACATTGATTGGAGCTACTACTAAACCAGGAAAAGTAACATCTCCACTTTATGCGAGATTTGGAATTACTGCAAGATTTGAACTTTACAGTGAAATAGAGCTTGTTGAGATAATAAAGAGAAATTCTCTTATTTTAAATATTGAAATAGAAGAGGATGCTGCTTTTCTTCTTGCAAGAAGCTCAAGAGGGACTCCTCGTATAGCAAATAGACTTTTAAGACGAATAAGAGATATTGCTCAGGTAACTGGAAGTTTGGTTATTACAAGTGATATTGTTTCAATTGGGCTTGAAATGCTTAGAATTGATGGGGAAGGCCTTGATGAGCAAGATAGAAATATTTTAAGAAGTTTAATATTGAAATTTAATGGAGGACCTGTAGGTGTTGATACTTTAGCTATTTCTGTAGGAGAAACAGCAGATTCTCTTGAAGACTTTTATGAGCCTTATTTAATTATGAAAGGATTTATCAGTAGAACTCACAGAGGTCGTAAAGCTACTGAGTTTGCATACCTTCACTTAAACTTAGAGATGAAAGAGGATGGTCTTAATGAAAACCAAAGAGTTTCATTTTAA
- the ruvA gene encoding Holliday junction branch migration protein RuvA, which yields MINKIHGKVIEKKESSLVLMTTVFEFELLVSAFCLANFNLSDKVELFTYLYTRENELKLFGFLNSDEREIFKELIGVSGVGPRAALRVLSNIRYNEFKEAIDKEDIELVSKIKGIGKKMAGKMFLHLQGKLLINSELESTGLFRFKELEESIVSMGFDRKIVNSKIREAFNLAEFANLKDSEKEQFLFKEVLKRISN from the coding sequence ATGATAAATAAGATTCATGGTAAAGTTATAGAAAAAAAAGAATCTAGTTTAGTTTTAATGACTACTGTTTTTGAATTTGAACTTTTAGTTAGTGCATTTTGCCTTGCTAATTTTAATTTGTCAGACAAAGTTGAGTTATTTACTTATCTTTATACTAGAGAAAATGAATTAAAACTTTTTGGATTTTTGAATTCAGATGAAAGAGAGATCTTTAAGGAGCTTATTGGAGTAAGCGGAGTAGGCCCAAGGGCCGCTTTAAGAGTGTTATCCAATATAAGGTATAATGAGTTTAAGGAGGCTATTGACAAAGAGGATATTGAACTTGTCTCTAAAATCAAAGGCATTGGCAAAAAAATGGCTGGTAAAATGTTTTTACATCTTCAAGGTAAGCTTTTGATTAATAGCGAGCTTGAATCCACTGGTCTTTTTAGATTTAAAGAATTAGAAGAATCAATTGTTAGTATGGGATTTGATAGAAAAATTGTTAATAGCAAGATTAGAGAGGCTTTCAATTTAGCTGAATTTGCAAATTTAAAAGATTCTGAAAAGGAGCAGTTTTTATTTAAGGAGGTTTTAAAAAGAATATCGAATTAA
- a CDS encoding PQQ-dependent sugar dehydrogenase yields the protein MKNQFLNSYFQLITTIFLISSITIAAEEITSTLKVPNGFKVEIFLNNTIEKPRGITSDQDGNIFIGSGSTFAYFVTKNRKIYTIAKTLQKPIGIDYWDNKLYISSVDKIYVVKNVKEEINKSIKSHKDYTWKMQIFALLPKNNSQMHSGRYIKVDSKNNKLIVNIGSQHNVKIPPKKEAVILSINLKTKKEEIVAFGVRNSVGFDFHPISNEIYFSDNGQDGLGDNIPPDEINVITEYKEHFGFPYVFGKNQKNYGFYNKAPKNTKFIPSIYELPAHVAPLGIHFYRGNNFPKEYINKLFIAEHGSWNRSSPVGYKITTLDIDSKTRTARNYKTFLYGFLKHDKSKFGRPVDIITYYDGSILFTDDFGNKIYRVYYEKI from the coding sequence ATGAAAAATCAATTTTTAAATAGCTATTTTCAATTAATTACAACTATTTTCTTAATCTCATCTATAACTATTGCAGCAGAAGAAATAACAAGCACACTAAAAGTTCCTAATGGATTTAAAGTCGAAATTTTTTTAAACAATACAATTGAAAAACCTAGAGGAATCACAAGCGATCAAGATGGAAATATATTCATAGGATCTGGAAGCACTTTTGCATACTTTGTAACAAAAAACAGAAAAATTTATACCATAGCAAAAACCCTGCAAAAACCTATTGGTATTGATTATTGGGATAATAAACTCTACATATCTTCTGTCGATAAAATATATGTAGTTAAAAATGTAAAAGAAGAAATTAATAAAAGCATAAAATCACATAAAGACTATACATGGAAAATGCAAATTTTTGCACTTTTGCCAAAAAATAATTCTCAAATGCACTCAGGACGTTACATTAAAGTAGATTCTAAAAATAACAAATTAATAGTAAATATAGGATCCCAGCACAATGTTAAAATTCCCCCAAAAAAAGAAGCAGTAATCCTTAGTATTAATTTAAAAACAAAAAAAGAAGAAATAGTAGCTTTTGGAGTGAGAAACTCAGTTGGGTTTGATTTTCACCCAATTAGCAATGAAATATATTTTAGCGACAATGGCCAAGACGGATTAGGAGACAACATTCCCCCAGATGAAATAAACGTAATAACCGAATATAAAGAACATTTTGGATTTCCCTATGTGTTTGGAAAAAATCAAAAAAATTACGGTTTTTATAACAAAGCACCCAAAAACACTAAGTTTATCCCATCTATTTACGAACTTCCCGCACATGTAGCTCCACTTGGAATACACTTTTACCGGGGAAATAACTTTCCAAAAGAATACATAAATAAATTATTCATAGCAGAACACGGCTCGTGGAACAGATCTTCTCCTGTTGGCTACAAAATAACAACACTAGACATTGATTCTAAAACCAGAACAGCAAGAAATTACAAGACTTTTTTATATGGATTTTTAAAGCACGACAAATCTAAATTTGGACGCCCTGTTGATATAATCACATATTATGACGGTTCAATTCTTTTTACAGATGACTTTGGAAATAAAATATACAGAGTTTACTACGAAAAGATTTAA
- a CDS encoding YebC/PmpR family DNA-binding transcriptional regulator translates to MSGHSKWSTIKRKKGALDAKRNKIFTKLIREITIAAKIGGGDIESNPRLRVAVNKAKVANMPKDNIEKAIKKGIGGNEGVEYFEITYEAYAPYGVALMIKCLTDNKNRTSSDVKSVLAKGGGSLGTPGSVSYMFYRKGLIVYNLEKYLEDEIMEFALEVGAEDILVSNNEAEVITSPDDFDKVLSFLKTKFKEEVAEIALIPENKISLNKDQAEKIILLVEKLEDFDDVQEVIHNLEIPEELS, encoded by the coding sequence ATGTCTGGTCACAGTAAATGGTCAACAATAAAGAGAAAAAAAGGTGCTCTTGATGCAAAGCGTAATAAAATTTTTACAAAGCTAATAAGAGAAATAACTATTGCAGCTAAAATAGGGGGTGGGGATATTGAATCTAATCCGAGACTAAGGGTAGCTGTTAATAAGGCTAAGGTTGCCAATATGCCAAAAGATAATATTGAGAAGGCAATAAAAAAGGGTATTGGTGGTAATGAAGGGGTTGAATATTTTGAAATAACTTATGAGGCTTATGCTCCTTATGGAGTGGCTCTAATGATTAAATGCTTAACGGATAATAAAAACAGAACCTCTAGCGATGTGAAAAGTGTTCTTGCAAAAGGTGGAGGATCTCTTGGTACCCCAGGTTCAGTCTCATATATGTTTTACAGAAAGGGTCTTATTGTTTACAATTTAGAAAAATATCTTGAAGATGAAATAATGGAATTTGCATTAGAAGTTGGTGCTGAAGATATTTTAGTTTCAAACAATGAGGCAGAGGTTATAACAAGTCCTGATGATTTTGACAAAGTTTTATCTTTTTTGAAAACCAAATTTAAAGAAGAGGTGGCAGAGATAGCTTTAATTCCTGAAAATAAAATTTCTTTAAACAAAGATCAAGCAGAAAAAATAATTCTTCTTGTTGAAAAGCTTGAAGATTTTGATGATGTTCAGGAAGTAATTCATAATTTGGAGATCCCAGAAGAATTAAGTTAG